One Kiritimatiellia bacterium genomic region harbors:
- a CDS encoding Gfo/Idh/MocA family oxidoreductase: MRNKKEKFVVGQIGCGAFGREQHGPNALANPHVAGFKWACDVVEKNARLFAGQFKAVQTTADFKEVTEDPEVDIVCIATTHEARVPIIESAAAHGKHIFCEKPLAMTEKECYDIIRAVRRAKVKLCVDYMRRLAPAVTALKREWRQHQARPKRQPWRYIETAHDRLEEEKATDFLVRVQDESASYRMVHLDPFHGGGLIIGEAAHWLDLACWLFDNERPVEVRAWGSTRMRYGIHLAFQSGNAATIIMTPNGTFDYPKEMYEIACDGALFRMEFFLENQYYGRPGKEREVFPMARDPLPKIGKEGGMAGFMKKRLATSKGTGNMRKVWHELQADHGYTLMFNGFIDSILENTRPPCDEMDGYRATFLSELAMKSVLLNQPLPVPAEKWDYYVHLD; this comes from the coding sequence ATGCGGAACAAAAAAGAAAAATTCGTGGTCGGACAGATTGGATGCGGAGCTTTCGGGCGGGAGCAGCACGGGCCGAACGCTTTGGCGAACCCCCACGTGGCCGGGTTTAAATGGGCGTGCGATGTGGTGGAAAAAAACGCGCGCCTTTTCGCCGGCCAATTCAAGGCAGTACAAACCACCGCCGATTTCAAGGAAGTAACCGAGGACCCGGAAGTTGATATTGTCTGCATCGCCACCACCCACGAGGCGCGCGTGCCCATTATTGAAAGCGCGGCCGCGCACGGCAAGCATATTTTCTGCGAAAAGCCGCTGGCGATGACGGAAAAAGAATGCTACGATATCATCCGCGCGGTCCGGCGCGCCAAAGTCAAGCTTTGCGTTGATTACATGCGGCGCCTGGCGCCGGCGGTTACCGCGCTCAAGCGCGAGTGGCGCCAACACCAGGCCAGGCCGAAACGGCAGCCCTGGCGTTACATTGAAACTGCCCACGACCGGCTGGAGGAGGAAAAGGCCACTGATTTTCTGGTAAGGGTGCAGGATGAAAGCGCCAGTTACCGCATGGTGCACCTTGACCCGTTCCATGGCGGCGGACTGATTATCGGCGAGGCCGCCCACTGGCTTGACCTGGCCTGCTGGCTCTTTGACAACGAGCGTCCGGTGGAAGTGCGCGCCTGGGGGTCAACCCGCATGCGTTACGGCATTCATCTCGCGTTCCAGAGCGGCAATGCCGCCACGATTATCATGACGCCGAACGGCACTTTTGATTATCCGAAGGAGATGTATGAGATTGCCTGCGACGGCGCCTTGTTCCGGATGGAGTTTTTCCTGGAAAACCAGTATTACGGCCGGCCGGGAAAGGAGCGTGAAGTTTTCCCCATGGCGCGCGATCCATTGCCGAAAATCGGCAAAGAAGGCGGAATGGCCGGTTTCATGAAAAAACGCCTGGCCACCAGCAAGGGGACGGGGAACATGAGAAAAGTGTGGCATGAACTGCAGGCTGACCACGGTTATACGCTGATGTTCAACGGATTCATAGATTCAATTCTTGAAAATACCAGGCCGCCCTGCGATGAAATGGACGGCTACCGCGCCACTTTCCTTTCGGAACTGGCGATGAAATCGGTCCTGTTGAATCAGCCTCTGCCAGTGCCGGCCGAAAAATGGGATTATTACGTTCATCTGGACTGA
- a CDS encoding LacI family DNA-binding transcriptional regulator gives MTLFSLKDIALKIGVSTTAVSKVLNRAPIRISEEKRRLILKAARECNYRPNLIARSLKMKKAGAIGVVVPDMSTLFYPELIRLLEMALFARGYQTLICNSRDDVPCEKEHLETLRSRFIDALVIAPAGNGANAPLLRRIHESGTPVLCVDRYLPGAPFDYVMTDGCSAARRGAGWLVKSGVKHIFYLGERRRQAALDDRLAGVRDAVKLPAARVIFSAPERGEVYKKCLSVLRRMPAQSGLFFESNRFLPGFLDAARAAGKTIPNDVRVIGFDPPVMVINNAADFAAWRMLAEPLPVIRQDVNALAAKAAEYLALKLANPSVRLSPARLSAELCLQE, from the coding sequence ATGACCTTGTTCAGCCTGAAAGATATTGCCCTGAAAATCGGGGTCTCAACGACCGCGGTCAGCAAGGTTCTCAACCGCGCGCCGATCCGCATCAGCGAAGAAAAACGGCGCCTGATTCTCAAGGCCGCCCGGGAATGCAACTACCGCCCCAATCTGATTGCCCGCAGCCTGAAAATGAAAAAGGCCGGCGCCATCGGCGTGGTGGTGCCGGATATGAGCACTTTGTTTTATCCGGAACTGATTCGCCTGCTTGAAATGGCGCTCTTTGCGCGCGGATATCAGACCTTGATCTGCAACAGCCGGGATGATGTCCCCTGCGAAAAAGAACACCTGGAAACGCTGCGCAGCCGTTTCATTGACGCGCTGGTCATTGCTCCGGCCGGGAACGGCGCCAATGCCCCTTTGCTGCGCCGCATCCATGAGTCCGGCACGCCGGTTTTATGCGTTGACCGCTATCTGCCCGGCGCGCCGTTTGATTATGTCATGACTGATGGTTGTTCGGCGGCCCGGCGCGGAGCCGGCTGGCTCGTAAAGTCCGGGGTAAAACATATTTTTTATCTTGGGGAGCGCCGGCGGCAAGCGGCGCTGGACGACCGCCTGGCCGGGGTGCGGGATGCCGTGAAACTGCCGGCGGCGCGCGTCATTTTCAGCGCGCCGGAGCGCGGGGAGGTTTATAAGAAATGTCTGTCTGTTCTGCGCCGAATGCCGGCGCAGAGCGGCTTGTTTTTTGAATCCAACCGTTTTTTGCCGGGTTTTCTGGATGCGGCGCGCGCCGCGGGAAAGACCATTCCAAACGATGTGCGCGTCATCGGATTTGATCCGCCGGTCATGGTGATCAATAACGCCGCCGATTTTGCCGCCTGGCGCATGCTGGCCGAGCCTTTGCCGGTGATCCGGCAGGATGTGAACGCCCTGGCCGCAAAAGCGGCGGAGTATCTGGCGCTTAAATTGGCAAACCCCTCGGTGCGCCTGTCGCCCGCGCGCCTGTCGGCGGAACTTTGTTTGCAGGAGTAA
- a CDS encoding Gfo/Idh/MocA family oxidoreductase, giving the protein MSVIRLGVVGHGKRVSAFIRHVLRKAEPESVQPEIRVAGIVDPDETGARARLDERDCRDVVFYKTIDEMARRAKLDGLLIGTRCNLHTPYALQAACYDIPVFLEKPVSVNMRQAVSLEHAFLRSKSPPVVVSFPLRVSPLCVHARRLIQAGAVGSAEHISAVNYVSYGAAYWEKGYRDYKVTQGLFLQKATHDFDYLTFLMGAEITQVAAMANWGRVFGGKKRAGLTCGKCAEQRTCRESPQNRFRNGSGSRDDHLCTFSVDCGSPKTGMNEDCSSALLRFASGAHGVYSQVFFSRRDASARGAIVSGYLGTVGFDWYKNELKNVRHHEPFTDVATPAGVASHFGGDIELGRNFLDVIRGRAKSITPLPIGIQSVYACLAAKESSLTGRFVKVRQVGAVKK; this is encoded by the coding sequence ATGAGTGTTATTCGTCTGGGAGTGGTTGGGCATGGCAAGCGGGTAAGCGCTTTTATCCGGCACGTATTACGCAAGGCGGAGCCGGAATCGGTTCAGCCTGAAATCCGCGTGGCCGGGATCGTTGATCCCGATGAAACCGGCGCCCGCGCGCGGCTTGATGAGCGCGATTGCCGGGACGTTGTTTTTTATAAAACCATTGACGAAATGGCGCGCCGGGCAAAACTGGACGGCTTGCTTATCGGCACCCGGTGCAACTTGCATACGCCTTATGCGCTTCAGGCCGCGTGCTACGATATACCGGTTTTTCTGGAAAAACCAGTGAGTGTTAACATGCGCCAGGCCGTCAGCCTGGAGCATGCCTTCCTGCGGTCAAAATCGCCGCCGGTGGTGGTCAGTTTTCCGCTGCGCGTCTCGCCCCTTTGCGTTCATGCGCGCCGGCTGATCCAGGCCGGGGCGGTCGGTTCGGCGGAGCATATTAGCGCCGTTAATTATGTGTCGTACGGCGCTGCTTACTGGGAAAAGGGGTATCGCGATTATAAAGTTACCCAGGGCTTGTTCCTGCAGAAAGCAACCCATGATTTTGATTACCTGACGTTTCTCATGGGGGCGGAAATCACGCAGGTGGCGGCCATGGCCAACTGGGGCCGGGTGTTCGGCGGCAAAAAACGGGCCGGATTGACCTGCGGCAAATGCGCCGAACAAAGGACTTGCCGAGAAAGCCCGCAAAACCGGTTCCGGAATGGTTCCGGCAGCCGTGATGATCATCTTTGCACTTTCAGCGTGGATTGCGGCTCCCCCAAAACCGGCATGAACGAGGATTGTTCCAGCGCCCTGCTCCGGTTCGCATCGGGCGCGCACGGGGTTTATTCGCAGGTTTTCTTTTCGCGGCGCGACGCTTCCGCGCGCGGCGCGATTGTCAGCGGGTACCTTGGCACGGTTGGTTTTGACTGGTATAAAAACGAGCTTAAAAACGTCCGCCATCATGAGCCGTTCACTGATGTTGCCACTCCGGCCGGCGTCGCCAGCCATTTCGGCGGTGATATTGAGCTTGGGCGCAATTTTCTTGATGTCATAAGGGGGCGCGCCAAATCCATAACGCCGTTGCCAATCGGCATCCAGAGCGTTTATGCCTGCCTGGCGGCCAAGGAATCGTCGTTGACCGGCCGGTTTGTAAAAGTGCGCCAGGTCGGCGCGGTTAAAAAATGA
- a CDS encoding NAD(P)-dependent oxidoreductase, with amino-acid sequence MDNKDRKMKIKNIFLTGGSGKIGRSLLPELVRAGYRVRALKFEEEPVENFKNVEIMPGDLRDESLAKKALKDMDAVIHLANCKENRRLFMDTNVKGAFYLLDEAKNCGHIKQFVQAGSDARVGIFYHPHPFPIDETLPHQAYPGYYAFSKVLEETMCEQYIIQYQLPVTALRFSWVHDEDDILAHLTLKKPDFGVPVWKELARTPKQKEFFKRKMDGVAKLIHPGGKPGIRHIVGIKDVVHGIMLALGSQAAVGQAFAITGPAPFSYAVAAEYAAKKLDLPVVEFTCDYFHDFNHSIAKARSILGYNPQYDILRIIDDALAFRRAGKKRTPTKYIG; translated from the coding sequence ATGGATAATAAGGACAGAAAAATGAAAATAAAAAACATATTCTTAACCGGCGGCAGCGGAAAGATAGGGCGTTCATTGCTTCCGGAACTGGTCCGGGCCGGATATCGTGTCCGGGCGTTGAAATTTGAAGAGGAGCCGGTGGAGAATTTCAAAAACGTGGAAATCATGCCCGGTGACCTGCGGGACGAAAGCCTGGCCAAAAAAGCTTTAAAAGACATGGATGCGGTCATCCACCTGGCGAATTGCAAGGAAAACCGCCGGCTTTTCATGGATACGAACGTCAAGGGCGCTTTCTATCTGCTGGATGAAGCCAAGAACTGCGGCCATATCAAGCAGTTTGTCCAGGCCGGCTCCGACGCCCGCGTGGGCATATTTTACCATCCGCACCCGTTCCCGATTGATGAAACCCTGCCGCATCAGGCTTATCCCGGCTATTACGCCTTTTCCAAGGTGCTGGAAGAAACCATGTGCGAGCAGTATATCATTCAATACCAACTGCCCGTTACCGCCCTGCGGTTCTCATGGGTGCATGACGAGGATGATATCCTTGCGCATTTGACCCTTAAAAAGCCGGATTTCGGCGTGCCGGTATGGAAGGAACTGGCCAGGACGCCGAAACAAAAGGAATTTTTCAAAAGGAAAATGGACGGCGTTGCCAAGCTGATTCATCCCGGCGGCAAACCGGGCATCAGGCACATTGTCGGCATAAAAGACGTCGTCCATGGCATTATGCTTGCCCTCGGCAGCCAGGCGGCCGTCGGCCAGGCCTTTGCCATTACCGGTCCGGCGCCGTTCAGTTACGCGGTGGCGGCCGAATACGCCGCCAAAAAGCTTGATTTGCCGGTCGTGGAGTTTACCTGCGATTATTTCCACGATTTTAACCACAGCATCGCCAAGGCGCGCTCAATCCTGGGCTATAATCCGCAATATGACATCCTGCGCATTATTGACGATGCGCTTGCGTTCCGCCGGGCCGGAAAAAAACGGACGCCGACAAAATATATCGGCTGA
- the lpdA gene encoding dihydrolipoyl dehydrogenase, protein MDKYDIAVIGGGPGGYPAAIRAAQLGAKTALIEKEFPGGTCLNWGCIPTKTLIAASSFHARALREPPPGVKIDKVSFVYSEMIANKNRVVAKLRGGIAALLKANGVDFYPATASFAGRNLLLLKDSTGKESRLEAKHIVIAAGCVSAVPAFLPRDEKIMESRAFLEMDKLPARLIVLGGGIIGCELAGMAAQLGAEVTIVEILEDIMANLDKDLRGEVRKHMEKNLKIQILTGQPLKNIAVSGKTVKGQCGGKTLEAELLLCAAGRVPVSGDLALEACGLKANGKGFIETDADCRTKAANIFAVGDINGKHQLAHAATAQGIFAAEAALGRRRSHKPAVIPSCIFTSPEIGVAGLDEQEAVKTNRKVVIGKFPFAALGKAVSSGETTGFVKWIADPENGQLLGAAAVGAHATELIAEATLAIQSEQTYEELGRIVHAHPTFAEAWMEAAHGVGGNCIHAPPKHR, encoded by the coding sequence ATATCCGGCCGCCATCCGCGCCGCGCAGCTCGGCGCCAAAACAGCGCTCATTGAAAAGGAATTCCCCGGCGGCACCTGCCTGAACTGGGGCTGTATCCCGACCAAAACCCTGATCGCCGCATCCTCCTTTCATGCCCGCGCCCTCCGGGAACCGCCGCCAGGCGTGAAAATTGACAAGGTGTCCTTTGTCTATTCTGAAATGATCGCCAATAAAAACAGGGTGGTCGCAAAACTGCGCGGCGGCATTGCCGCCCTGCTCAAGGCCAACGGGGTTGATTTTTATCCGGCAACCGCCTCTTTCGCCGGCCGCAATCTTTTGCTTCTGAAAGATTCCACCGGCAAGGAAAGCCGGCTGGAGGCGAAACACATCGTCATTGCCGCAGGCTGCGTCTCCGCCGTGCCGGCTTTCCTGCCGCGCGACGAAAAAATCATGGAAAGCAGGGCGTTTCTTGAAATGGACAAACTGCCCGCGCGATTGATCGTCCTCGGCGGAGGAATAATCGGGTGCGAGTTGGCCGGCATGGCCGCCCAGCTCGGCGCGGAAGTTACAATTGTTGAAATCCTGGAAGACATCATGGCCAATCTGGACAAGGATTTGCGCGGCGAAGTCCGGAAACATATGGAAAAGAATCTGAAAATCCAAATATTAACCGGCCAGCCTTTGAAAAACATTGCCGTTAGCGGCAAAACCGTGAAAGGACAATGCGGCGGCAAAACCCTGGAAGCGGAACTTCTGCTTTGCGCCGCCGGCCGGGTCCCGGTTTCGGGCGACCTGGCGCTGGAGGCATGCGGACTGAAAGCGAATGGAAAAGGATTCATTGAAACCGACGCCGATTGCCGCACAAAGGCGGCCAATATCTTCGCCGTGGGCGACATTAACGGTAAACATCAGCTGGCCCACGCCGCCACGGCTCAGGGAATTTTCGCCGCGGAAGCCGCCCTGGGACGCCGCCGATCCCATAAGCCCGCCGTCATTCCATCCTGCATCTTTACCTCGCCGGAAATCGGCGTTGCCGGCCTGGATGAACAGGAAGCGGTAAAAACCAACCGGAAGGTTGTCATCGGCAAATTTCCGTTCGCCGCACTCGGCAAGGCGGTCTCTTCGGGCGAGACGACCGGCTTCGTCAAATGGATCGCCGACCCGGAAAACGGGCAGCTGCTCGGCGCGGCGGCGGTCGGCGCGCACGCCACCGAGCTGATTGCCGAGGCAACTCTGGCCATTCAATCCGAACAGACTTACGAGGAACTGGGCCGGATTGTCCATGCCCATCCGACTTTTGCGGAAGCCTGGATGGAAGCGGCGCACGGCGTCGGCGGAAATTGCATCCACGCGCCGCCGAAACATCGGTAA
- a CDS encoding PIG-L family deacetylase — MKTLIAIGAHEDDLETHCGGTFAKFAAEGCRCTYVNATTTPHYNPTPDEKARDSFPGNEEIIAIRKRESQKAAALLGAQEVCFWDFKSSYYYKPGTLERVRLDGMRCASEEYEYLMKQMPGREFITEACNNPASIDYVAGFIERRKPEIILVPNPCDAHYEHYLVFNLVWRSCRKLFIESKINCRIYAYEQASRAPVMSYWPTDFVDISELMELKLKATDCFVSQCADQRLGARRQYCMAQNAFWGKYAGASFAEAFWRIEPFFPDAEGAVQMDGFRTQYAGNPQNEVIIKACSAVGLRPPPQGVLRKRGKVIPKFCARQNLFPYGDPRL; from the coding sequence ATGAAAACCTTAATTGCCATCGGAGCGCACGAGGACGATCTTGAAACCCATTGCGGCGGGACATTCGCAAAATTTGCCGCGGAAGGCTGCCGTTGCACATACGTAAACGCGACTACCACGCCCCACTATAATCCGACCCCGGATGAAAAAGCGCGCGACAGCTTCCCTGGCAACGAGGAAATCATTGCCATCCGCAAGAGAGAATCGCAGAAAGCCGCCGCTTTGCTCGGCGCGCAAGAAGTGTGTTTCTGGGATTTCAAGAGCTCTTATTATTACAAGCCGGGCACGCTTGAGCGCGTGCGGCTGGACGGCATGCGTTGCGCGTCCGAAGAATATGAATATCTCATGAAACAAATGCCGGGGCGGGAATTCATAACCGAGGCGTGCAACAATCCGGCAAGTATTGATTACGTGGCCGGATTTATAGAGCGGCGAAAACCTGAAATCATTCTGGTCCCCAATCCGTGCGACGCGCATTATGAGCACTATCTGGTTTTTAATCTGGTCTGGCGCTCATGCCGTAAATTATTTATTGAAAGTAAAATCAATTGCCGTATCTACGCTTACGAGCAGGCCAGCCGGGCTCCGGTGATGTCGTATTGGCCGACTGATTTTGTGGATATAAGCGAATTAATGGAGCTGAAACTGAAAGCCACCGATTGTTTTGTGTCGCAATGCGCGGACCAGCGGTTGGGAGCCAGGCGCCAATATTGCATGGCCCAGAATGCATTTTGGGGCAAATATGCCGGCGCGTCCTTTGCCGAAGCGTTCTGGCGCATAGAACCGTTTTTCCCGGATGCGGAAGGGGCGGTTCAAATGGATGGGTTCCGCACGCAATATGCCGGCAATCCGCAAAACGAAGTGATTATCAAAGCGTGCTCCGCGGTTGGCTTGCGCCCCCCCCCCCAAGGTGTTTTAAGGAAGCGCGGGAAAGTCATCCCAAAATTTTGCGCGCGACAAAATCTTTTTCCGTACGGCGATCCCAGGCTTTGA
- a CDS encoding Gfo/Idh/MocA family oxidoreductase has translation MQQIRYGIIGLGFFGEKHAEVLQNMPGVTLSALCTRRAGRLRETAERFNVPKTYTDYHDLLNDSEIDAVSIVTHINDHRDIAVAALQSGKHVFLEKPMAATPEDCDAIIAASVGARAIFMVGHICRFDPRVAMAKEAVDEGRIGRIVSMHAARNLPASVAGGVLDKISPLMGDGIHDVDIMLWLTRDRIASVYARNVRVHDYKYPDIGWAMCRFAGGAVGVIETVWALPDSTPFAIDARMEVIGEKGAVYIDCGDAGLTINDAGGMRKPDTVYWPHLHGRRVGVLRMELEYFIDCVRAGKKPEVITPVESKAAVAAMCAAEQSAESGEVVKLF, from the coding sequence ATGCAACAAATAAGATACGGCATCATCGGGCTCGGTTTTTTCGGCGAAAAACACGCCGAGGTTCTGCAAAACATGCCGGGGGTGACTCTTTCCGCTCTCTGCACCCGGCGCGCTGGCCGGCTCAGGGAAACAGCGGAAAGGTTCAATGTCCCGAAAACCTATACGGACTATCATGACCTTTTGAACGATTCTGAAATTGACGCGGTCAGCATCGTAACCCACATCAATGATCACCGCGATATTGCCGTGGCCGCGTTGCAGTCCGGGAAACATGTATTTCTTGAAAAACCGATGGCCGCTACGCCGGAGGATTGCGATGCCATTATCGCTGCTTCCGTCGGGGCGCGGGCGATATTCATGGTCGGCCACATCTGCCGTTTTGATCCGCGCGTGGCCATGGCCAAGGAGGCGGTGGACGAAGGCCGCATCGGACGGATTGTTTCCATGCATGCCGCGCGCAACCTGCCCGCATCCGTCGCCGGCGGGGTGCTGGACAAGATTTCCCCCCTGATGGGCGACGGCATTCACGACGTGGACATCATGCTCTGGCTGACGCGCGACCGGATTGCTTCGGTCTACGCCCGGAACGTCCGCGTGCATGATTATAAATATCCGGATATCGGCTGGGCCATGTGCCGGTTTGCCGGCGGCGCCGTCGGCGTCATTGAAACCGTCTGGGCGCTGCCGGACAGCACGCCCTTTGCGATTGACGCGCGCATGGAAGTCATCGGCGAGAAGGGCGCCGTTTATATTGATTGCGGCGACGCGGGGCTGACCATTAACGATGCCGGAGGGATGCGTAAGCCCGACACGGTCTACTGGCCGCATCTGCACGGACGGCGGGTTGGTGTTTTGCGGATGGAGCTGGAGTATTTTATTGACTGCGTCCGCGCGGGCAAAAAACCGGAAGTCATCACCCCCGTTGAGTCCAAGGCCGCGGTCGCGGCCATGTGCGCGGCGGAGCAGTCGGCGGAATCGGGGGAGGTTGTGAAATTGTTTTAA
- a CDS encoding zinc-binding dehydrogenase codes for MNNALPSKMQAVRLHGQGFENIKVDEIPVPEPNANQALARVDAAGVCTSILKLVAQGSDHTFINGWDLEKFPVILGDEGSLTIVKTGKNVAKKYPVGKRFVAQPAVDSPPINFRERYARNGEGMEKTAIGYSLPGHMAQYMLITEETIAADCLLPLPSEDIPYFAGALCEPLSCVISAQDRHLHISQETPVAPRVPKLALLRHGVCVIIGAGAMGQIHAEAALRFAPAHLVILDIMPERIAQARNKLDAKARKAGTTLHTALANEGPDIIRAISRGKGADDIIVAVGNRKAQIESQQWLAKGGVLNLFGGLKRGEHIIELDTLRVHYDEIRLCGSSGGRPADVAEALRMTAEGEFDAGDYLDMVGSLDQFPRAIEMVKNMETEGKIVLYPHIRRTELMRVKAWDRRTEKDFVARKILG; via the coding sequence ATGAACAACGCACTACCATCCAAAATGCAGGCGGTGCGCCTGCACGGCCAGGGGTTTGAAAACATCAAGGTTGACGAAATCCCCGTGCCGGAACCGAATGCGAACCAGGCGCTCGCGCGCGTGGACGCCGCCGGAGTCTGCACCTCCATCCTGAAACTGGTGGCACAGGGCAGTGACCATACCTTTATTAACGGCTGGGACCTTGAAAAATTCCCGGTCATCCTGGGCGACGAAGGCTCCCTTACCATCGTGAAAACCGGTAAAAATGTAGCTAAAAAATACCCCGTCGGCAAACGATTTGTCGCCCAGCCGGCGGTGGATTCGCCGCCGATCAATTTCCGCGAACGTTACGCGCGGAACGGCGAAGGGATGGAAAAGACCGCCATCGGCTATTCCCTCCCCGGCCACATGGCGCAATACATGCTCATCACCGAGGAAACAATTGCCGCCGATTGTCTATTGCCACTGCCCTCCGAAGATATCCCCTACTTTGCCGGCGCCTTGTGCGAGCCGCTTTCCTGCGTCATTTCGGCCCAGGACCGGCACCTGCATATTTCGCAGGAAACGCCGGTTGCGCCGCGCGTGCCGAAACTGGCGCTTCTCCGGCATGGCGTCTGCGTCATAATCGGCGCCGGGGCGATGGGGCAAATCCACGCCGAGGCGGCCCTGCGTTTCGCGCCCGCGCATCTGGTTATTCTGGACATCATGCCGGAAAGAATCGCCCAAGCGAGGAACAAACTGGACGCTAAAGCCAGAAAGGCCGGCACAACGCTGCACACGGCGCTTGCCAACGAGGGCCCGGACATTATCAGGGCAATTAGCCGCGGCAAGGGCGCCGATGATATTATCGTCGCGGTCGGCAATCGCAAGGCGCAGATTGAATCCCAGCAGTGGCTGGCCAAGGGAGGCGTGCTCAACCTGTTCGGCGGCTTGAAACGCGGAGAGCACATCATTGAGCTGGACACGCTCCGCGTGCATTACGATGAAATCCGGCTCTGCGGCTCAAGCGGCGGCCGGCCGGCGGATGTGGCCGAGGCCCTGAGAATGACGGCGGAAGGCGAATTTGACGCCGGGGACTATCTGGACATGGTCGGAAGTTTGGATCAGTTTCCGCGGGCGATTGAAATGGTCAAAAACATGGAGACCGAGGGTAAAATCGTGCTTTACCCGCATATCCGCCGCACGGAACTCATGCGCGTCAAAGCCTGGGATCGCCGTACGGAAAAAGATTTTGTCGCGCGCAAAATTTTGGGATGA
- a CDS encoding cyclase family protein, with amino-acid sequence MKNKPRIVDVSGLITEGMWHYGPPLPPVRIRKLSRRGETSYAFALNSLSGTYLETAAHRLPDAPALDDVPPEKLIMPAAIIQVKTKRPREHITLHDLQSSGVRIRKGDALLVASGWDRMWHKKNFVKDSPHFTSEAMDWLLSKEISLLGGDIPCYDDPCASEGLVNRLFRRGLLILAPLVNLRRVRAKRATLIAAPPRVARTCAFPCRALIVERGRQ; translated from the coding sequence ATGAAAAATAAGCCGCGGATCGTGGATGTAAGCGGTTTAATTACGGAAGGCATGTGGCATTACGGCCCGCCGTTGCCGCCGGTCCGCATCCGCAAGTTGTCCCGGCGCGGCGAAACAAGTTATGCGTTCGCCTTGAATTCGCTCTCCGGCACTTATCTGGAAACCGCCGCCCATCGCCTGCCGGACGCGCCGGCGTTGGATGATGTCCCGCCGGAAAAACTGATTATGCCGGCGGCCATTATCCAGGTGAAAACAAAACGGCCGCGGGAACACATCACGCTCCATGACCTGCAAAGTTCCGGGGTCCGCATCAGGAAAGGCGACGCTCTGCTTGTGGCCTCGGGCTGGGACCGGATGTGGCATAAAAAAAACTTCGTCAAGGACAGCCCCCATTTTACTTCCGAGGCAATGGACTGGCTGCTTTCAAAGGAAATATCCCTGCTCGGCGGCGATATTCCCTGTTATGACGACCCCTGCGCCTCGGAAGGTCTGGTCAACCGCCTGTTCCGCCGCGGACTGCTGATTCTGGCGCCGCTCGTTAATTTGCGCCGGGTGCGCGCAAAACGCGCGACCTTGATCGCCGCGCCGCCGCGGGTCGCCCGCACCTGCGCGTTTCCCTGCCGGGCGTTGATTGTTGAAAGAGGGCGGCAATGA